In Capillimicrobium parvum, a genomic segment contains:
- a CDS encoding Rossmann-fold NAD(P)-binding domain-containing protein: MSTPDQLTFITNGTGKTGRRIAERLQSAGHPVRIGSRAGAPPFDWNDHATWPATIDGVSAVYLAYHPDLAVPGAAETVAELADLAVRAGARRIVLLSGRGEEEAQRAEQLVRAADADVTVLRCAWFHQNFSESFFAEPVAAGELALPVGDDVREPFVDADDIADTAAAALTEDGHAGELYELTGPRLMTFAHATHEIAAATGRPVRFTSVPLGSFTAGLSAAQVPPGEQELLAHLFGEVLDGRNATLSDGVQRALGREPRDFCTFARETAAAGAWPTPR; encoded by the coding sequence ATGAGTACGCCCGACCAGCTCACGTTCATCACCAACGGCACCGGCAAGACCGGCCGCCGTATCGCCGAGCGCCTGCAGTCTGCCGGCCATCCGGTCCGGATCGGTTCCCGCGCCGGGGCGCCGCCGTTCGACTGGAACGACCACGCGACCTGGCCCGCGACGATCGACGGCGTGTCGGCCGTCTACCTCGCCTACCACCCCGACCTCGCGGTGCCGGGCGCCGCCGAGACGGTCGCCGAGCTCGCGGACCTCGCCGTCCGCGCCGGTGCCCGCCGAATCGTCCTGCTCTCGGGCCGCGGCGAGGAGGAGGCACAGCGCGCAGAGCAGCTCGTCCGAGCGGCCGACGCGGACGTCACGGTGCTGCGCTGCGCGTGGTTTCACCAGAACTTCAGCGAGAGCTTCTTTGCCGAGCCCGTCGCCGCCGGGGAGCTCGCTCTACCGGTCGGCGACGACGTCCGCGAGCCGTTCGTCGACGCCGACGACATCGCCGACACCGCTGCCGCCGCGTTGACCGAGGACGGCCACGCCGGCGAGCTCTACGAGCTGACCGGCCCGCGCCTCATGACCTTCGCCCACGCAACACACGAGATCGCCGCCGCGACCGGCCGGCCGGTGCGCTTCACGTCCGTGCCGCTCGGCTCGTTCACGGCCGGGCTCTCCGCTGCGCAGGTCCCGCCCGGCGAGCAGGAGCTGCTCGCCCATCTCTTCGGCGAGGTGCTCGACGGGCGCAACGCGACGCTCTCCGACGGCGTCCAGCGCGCGCTCGGCCGGGAGCCGCGCGACTTCTGCACCTTCGCCCGCGAAACGGCCGCCGCCGGTGCCTGGCCGACGCCGCGATGA
- a CDS encoding phage tail protein yields the protein MSDLTIAVRTWRAAVTLAIVALMAHAVPPAAVAGTVQVNSCDEAPGGGVDSAWQLVNDVPGGYEAPAAVCPPTGADVGGDLAHSQIVGRSAWTVLNATAIPQAGQQAEMRFTAPSGTTISTVSIKRDLGKQNDGYRLYGKTSDGTTLDETCAIPSGQFVCALGGYGTPAATFSGLNAAWVAWGFACGDLGFQQCTTGSTLHQAWVHIYGSTVTLVDNQVPTSVSAGGAVTAGGWKGGSVGGAISGTDNLGVRNVRWYADGALVSTSADRACDYSVTVPCSNAVGQAYALDTTGLADGTRSIRAAVVDPAGNEAKSAPFDVDVDNTAPTAPENLQVGGGGAAQAISMTWDLPAADGGAPYVSSRWRACNGGTCSSGTGGLTSASGTVPGFSGTYAVDVWLVDQAGNQDIASAARGSVSYTAPAPGGGGSGGGGGGGAQPAKPEPPADTGTADPVAVPAPIVPIVVAPGPVTPPARAPSANVRVTTATVAKSGRLLVRGTIARAATGRVSVTYRATVDGRARSRSTRVRITRGRYAATITIPRTWRSARNPRVTVRYAGSNSAGATSRTLAVRT from the coding sequence ATGTCTGATCTCACCATCGCCGTCCGCACTTGGCGCGCCGCCGTCACCTTGGCCATCGTCGCCCTGATGGCCCACGCTGTCCCACCAGCGGCGGTTGCGGGCACAGTGCAGGTCAACAGCTGCGATGAGGCCCCCGGTGGGGGTGTGGACAGCGCCTGGCAGCTAGTCAACGACGTCCCTGGCGGATACGAGGCCCCTGCCGCGGTCTGTCCACCGACCGGCGCCGATGTTGGCGGTGATCTTGCTCACTCACAGATCGTCGGGCGCTCCGCGTGGACAGTGCTGAATGCGACCGCAATCCCACAGGCGGGGCAACAGGCAGAGATGCGGTTCACCGCCCCTTCAGGAACAACCATCAGCACAGTGAGCATCAAGCGAGACCTGGGCAAGCAGAATGACGGCTACCGCCTGTATGGGAAGACCAGCGACGGCACGACCCTCGACGAGACCTGCGCAATCCCCAGCGGCCAATTCGTGTGCGCTTTAGGGGGCTACGGGACGCCCGCAGCGACGTTCTCGGGGCTCAACGCAGCATGGGTCGCGTGGGGCTTTGCCTGTGGTGATCTCGGGTTTCAGCAGTGCACGACCGGCTCCACCCTGCATCAAGCGTGGGTGCACATCTACGGGTCGACCGTCACGCTGGTTGACAACCAGGTTCCGACCTCCGTGTCGGCGGGTGGGGCGGTTACGGCCGGTGGGTGGAAGGGCGGGTCGGTGGGCGGCGCCATCTCCGGGACCGACAACCTCGGGGTTCGCAACGTTCGTTGGTACGCGGATGGTGCGCTGGTGTCGACCAGCGCCGATCGGGCGTGTGACTACTCGGTGACCGTGCCGTGTTCGAATGCGGTTGGCCAAGCGTATGCGCTGGACACCACGGGACTTGCGGATGGGACCCGGTCGATTCGGGCAGCCGTGGTCGATCCGGCGGGCAATGAGGCGAAGTCCGCACCGTTCGACGTCGATGTGGACAACACGGCCCCGACCGCGCCGGAGAATCTTCAGGTCGGGGGCGGGGGAGCGGCTCAGGCGATCTCGATGACGTGGGATCTTCCGGCCGCCGATGGCGGCGCTCCGTACGTCAGCTCTCGGTGGCGCGCCTGCAACGGCGGCACCTGCTCCAGCGGGACCGGCGGGCTCACGTCGGCCAGCGGGACGGTTCCCGGCTTCTCCGGGACCTACGCCGTGGATGTGTGGCTGGTCGACCAGGCCGGCAACCAGGACATCGCCTCGGCCGCCCGCGGCTCGGTCTCTTACACGGCACCCGCGCCAGGCGGCGGGGGCAGCGGGGGCGGCGGAGGCGGCGGCGCACAGCCCGCCAAGCCCGAGCCGCCCGCAGACACCGGGACCGCCGACCCGGTCGCCGTCCCGGCGCCCATCGTGCCCATCGTGGTCGCCCCAGGTCCGGTGACGCCGCCGGCGCGCGCGCCGAGCGCGAACGTCCGGGTGACCACGGCGACCGTCGCGAAGTCCGGCCGGCTCCTCGTCCGGGGCACGATCGCCAGAGCGGCCACCGGCCGGGTGTCGGTCACGTATCGCGCCACGGTCGACGGCCGCGCGCGCTCGAGGTCCACTCGCGTTCGCATCACACGCGGTCGGTACGCCGCGACGATAACGATCCCGCGGACCTGGCGCAGCGCGAGGAACCCCCGCGTCACCGTTCGCTACGCAGGCTCGAACTCGGCCGGCGCGACGTCGCGAACGCTCGCCGTCAGGACCTGA
- a CDS encoding S8 family peptidase — translation MGVAGAPGAWANAEGPGTPQATAANATFLSNAPAPPGGAAGVCVIDSGADTDTDLGPALAGRTALLGGVPGDPSDQGATLDTGVALSKHGTYVAGVIASQVDGVGTSGIWPAARVFSTRVFTGGATAAAADYIRAMNWCSSQPGVTVINLSLSGLGTATLVERQQLDNKIAEVRGPLHNINVVGAAGNNGSMTAVGYPANAVGVFAVGATDAAGVLAPFSNRGSGLDIAAFGINSCLTTNRGTHLAHGSGTSYAAPVVSAVLAAMRSYDSTLTPDTAEQRLLDNADVVDGVKVLNAAKAFRSNPATAARVPGAPVTGLGAAVADACEPPLAPSGGGGTSETQGIGSKAVDPAPPPGTTATVEPVAAPVIDRQPRARDTFAVSKPPKPTLKSTSMRRGVLTVRISGRKAGDRAVFRVAGRTYVRMSSTLRLRVRGSSWKAVRVRLQRPGGGFSRTLVIRDGREF, via the coding sequence GTGGGCGTGGCCGGAGCGCCGGGCGCATGGGCGAACGCCGAAGGACCCGGCACCCCGCAAGCGACCGCCGCCAACGCGACGTTCCTGTCGAACGCCCCCGCCCCGCCCGGCGGAGCCGCCGGCGTGTGCGTGATCGACTCGGGCGCGGATACGGACACGGACCTCGGACCCGCGCTCGCGGGCCGGACGGCGTTGCTCGGCGGAGTTCCCGGCGATCCTTCAGACCAGGGCGCAACGCTCGACACAGGCGTCGCACTGTCGAAACACGGGACGTACGTTGCGGGCGTCATCGCCAGCCAGGTCGACGGTGTTGGAACGAGTGGCATCTGGCCGGCGGCGAGGGTCTTCTCGACTCGCGTCTTCACAGGCGGTGCAACGGCGGCAGCGGCCGACTACATCCGTGCGATGAACTGGTGTTCCAGCCAGCCGGGCGTGACCGTCATCAATCTCTCGTTGTCTGGCTTGGGAACCGCAACTCTGGTCGAGCGTCAGCAGCTCGACAACAAGATCGCTGAAGTCCGCGGGCCGCTCCACAACATCAACGTGGTGGGCGCCGCCGGCAACAATGGGTCGATGACCGCCGTTGGGTACCCAGCCAACGCAGTGGGAGTGTTCGCCGTCGGAGCCACTGACGCGGCCGGGGTGCTTGCGCCCTTCAGCAACCGCGGCAGCGGCCTGGATATCGCGGCGTTTGGGATCAACAGTTGCTTAACGACCAACCGTGGCACCCACTTGGCACATGGGAGCGGGACGTCATACGCAGCACCAGTCGTCAGCGCGGTCTTGGCTGCGATGCGCTCATACGATTCGACACTCACGCCGGACACCGCGGAACAGCGTCTGCTCGACAACGCCGATGTTGTCGACGGGGTCAAAGTGCTCAACGCCGCCAAGGCGTTTCGAAGCAATCCAGCAACCGCAGCCCGCGTACCTGGTGCGCCGGTCACCGGCCTAGGCGCCGCCGTAGCCGACGCGTGCGAACCGCCGCTGGCTCCGAGCGGAGGAGGAGGTACAAGTGAAACGCAAGGCATAGGCAGCAAAGCAGTCGATCCTGCGCCGCCGCCAGGTACCACTGCAACCGTCGAACCGGTCGCCGCTCCAGTCATCGACCGCCAACCACGCGCCAGAGATACGTTTGCGGTGAGCAAGCCGCCCAAGCCGACGCTGAAGTCGACGTCAATGCGCCGCGGGGTGCTGACCGTCCGCATCTCGGGACGCAAAGCGGGTGATCGGGCCGTGTTTCGTGTAGCGGGCCGGACGTATGTGCGGATGAGTTCCACGCTGAGGTTGCGGGTACGAGGCAGTAGCTGGAAGGCGGTCCGGGTGCGGCTTCAGCGTCCGGGGGGCGGATTCTCGAGGACGCTGGTTATCCGGGATGGCCGAGAGTTCTAG
- a CDS encoding AraC family transcriptional regulator, with protein sequence MDALAALLDGPRARQAFLLRSTLDPPWSLRIQDEAPLTLVAMVRGAAVVVRDGGGAAPVRLGPGDVAIIRGPEPYTVADDAATPAQAVIHPGQRCTTPDGGPLSGLRDLGVRTWGNAAEGATVMLTGTYHLDGEVSRRLLRALPALVVVARAEEDSPLVELLAEEIVRDRPGQEAVLDRLLDLLLIAVVRSWFAGNLSEAPGWYAAYGDPVVGPALRLLHHQPARRWTVASLAREIGVSRAALARRFHGLVGEPPMRFLSEWRIALAADLLLEPGATVGSVAHEVGYGTPYALSTAFKRLRGVSPKEHRAAVLAAA encoded by the coding sequence ATGGATGCTCTCGCTGCGCTGCTCGACGGACCGCGTGCCCGCCAGGCGTTCCTCCTGCGCTCGACGCTCGACCCGCCGTGGTCCCTGCGCATCCAGGACGAGGCGCCGCTGACGCTCGTCGCGATGGTTCGCGGAGCGGCGGTCGTGGTGCGCGACGGTGGAGGGGCTGCGCCGGTGCGGCTGGGGCCGGGGGACGTCGCGATCATTCGCGGGCCGGAGCCGTACACCGTCGCCGACGACGCCGCGACCCCCGCGCAGGCGGTCATCCACCCGGGGCAGCGGTGCACGACGCCCGACGGCGGGCCGCTCAGCGGGCTGCGGGATCTCGGGGTGCGGACCTGGGGGAACGCGGCCGAGGGGGCAACGGTGATGCTCACGGGCACGTATCACCTCGACGGTGAGGTGAGCCGCCGGCTGCTGCGCGCGCTGCCCGCGCTCGTGGTCGTGGCGCGCGCGGAGGAGGACTCGCCGCTGGTCGAGCTGCTGGCGGAGGAGATCGTGCGCGACCGGCCCGGCCAGGAGGCGGTCCTCGACCGGTTGCTCGATCTGCTGCTCATCGCGGTCGTGCGCAGCTGGTTCGCCGGCAACCTCTCGGAGGCTCCCGGCTGGTATGCCGCGTACGGCGATCCGGTCGTCGGCCCGGCGCTGCGCCTGCTGCACCACCAGCCGGCGCGGCGCTGGACGGTCGCGTCGCTGGCGCGGGAGATCGGCGTCTCGCGCGCGGCGCTCGCCCGTCGGTTCCACGGACTGGTCGGCGAGCCGCCGATGCGGTTCCTCAGCGAGTGGCGCATCGCGCTCGCCGCGGATCTGCTCCTCGAGCCGGGCGCCACGGTGGGCTCTGTCGCGCACGAGGTCGGCTACGGCACGCCGTACGCGCTGAGCACCGCGTTCAAGCGTTTGCGCGGCGTGAGCCCGAAGGAGCACCGCGCGGCCGTGCTCGCGGCGGCGTGA
- a CDS encoding polysaccharide deacetylase family protein, translating into MPTIRVAVCLDRLSSALPECLGVLGREVDEPIVAAAGLAPAEVVALRQLAGRLAPGAEVVEAAPGIAQARNAALAACGTEVIAYLDDDVAVARGWRQALRSAWDSAADDRATIGGPIALRFDAPRPRWLGDGLLVALAPLDYGTEAMELDAQQRTFHGGNVSFRTAALRGAGGFWPSRGGQRDWFSEEHHAQRELAAAGWTAEYRPELRVERVVRVSELRSRDLAARRLRYGGRSQLVGRRRDVADALRNAASGAAGAGAALVRGDLATATDRAGRAAENAGALAAPIVAHRDLQPATDATPFRPSVPEPQRRLPRIPALRRASDAPRATALLYHRVADVAHDPLGLAVSPADFVSHIDALGDRIVPLEQLASGDFPDGAVAITFDDGYADNLPALRNVGVPVTVFISTGHVADGRGFWWDELVRLLHAAQATQPLTVTLDGDVRTWPAHDAVQRELARRGLHGWLQVQTPERIETALAQVRAWAAAPDAEDPRPLTVDEVRELAKHVTIGAHGRRHVSLRWMTADVRRTEMQDSRADLARWVGYPPTAFSYPFGVPDRDVDDSVQQLARALGYTAGVVNAPELVTPASPPLAIPRFVAPPVRGDELVLRVSGK; encoded by the coding sequence ATGCCGACGATCCGCGTGGCCGTCTGCCTCGATCGCTTGTCCTCCGCGCTTCCCGAATGCCTCGGCGTGCTCGGCCGAGAGGTCGACGAACCGATCGTCGCTGCGGCCGGCCTCGCCCCCGCCGAGGTCGTCGCGCTGCGCCAGCTCGCCGGCCGGCTCGCCCCGGGGGCGGAGGTGGTCGAGGCGGCGCCGGGCATCGCGCAGGCCCGGAACGCGGCGCTTGCCGCCTGCGGCACCGAGGTCATCGCGTACCTCGACGACGACGTCGCCGTCGCCCGGGGGTGGCGTCAGGCACTGCGTTCCGCCTGGGACTCGGCGGCCGACGACCGGGCCACGATCGGCGGCCCGATCGCCCTGCGCTTCGACGCCCCACGCCCGCGGTGGCTCGGCGACGGCCTCCTCGTCGCGCTCGCCCCGCTCGACTACGGGACCGAGGCGATGGAACTGGACGCGCAGCAGCGCACCTTCCACGGCGGCAACGTCAGCTTCCGCACGGCCGCGCTGCGGGGCGCCGGCGGGTTCTGGCCGTCACGCGGCGGGCAGCGCGACTGGTTCTCGGAGGAGCATCACGCCCAGCGCGAGCTCGCCGCCGCCGGATGGACCGCGGAATATCGCCCGGAGCTTCGGGTCGAGCGCGTCGTCCGCGTCAGCGAACTGCGCAGCCGCGATCTCGCCGCACGCCGGCTGCGCTACGGCGGGCGCTCACAGCTCGTAGGGCGCCGGCGCGACGTGGCTGACGCGCTCCGGAACGCGGCGAGCGGCGCGGCCGGGGCCGGAGCGGCGCTCGTGCGCGGCGACCTGGCGACCGCCACCGACCGGGCCGGGCGCGCGGCCGAGAACGCGGGCGCCCTCGCGGCGCCCATCGTGGCCCACCGCGACCTGCAGCCCGCCACGGATGCCACGCCGTTCCGTCCCAGCGTCCCCGAGCCGCAGCGGCGCCTGCCGCGAATTCCGGCCCTCCGGCGCGCCTCGGACGCGCCCCGCGCGACGGCCCTGCTCTACCACCGGGTCGCGGACGTGGCCCACGACCCGCTGGGGCTCGCGGTCTCGCCCGCGGACTTCGTCTCGCACATCGACGCCTTGGGCGACCGCATCGTGCCCCTCGAGCAGCTGGCCTCCGGCGACTTCCCGGACGGGGCCGTGGCCATCACGTTCGACGACGGCTACGCCGACAACCTGCCGGCGCTGCGGAACGTCGGCGTCCCGGTCACGGTGTTCATCTCGACGGGCCACGTCGCCGACGGCCGCGGGTTCTGGTGGGACGAGCTGGTGCGCCTCCTGCACGCCGCACAGGCGACCCAGCCGCTCACGGTCACGCTCGACGGCGATGTCCGCACCTGGCCCGCGCACGACGCCGTGCAGCGCGAGCTCGCGCGGCGCGGCCTGCACGGATGGCTGCAGGTGCAGACACCCGAGCGCATCGAGACCGCGCTCGCGCAGGTCCGAGCTTGGGCGGCCGCGCCGGATGCCGAGGATCCGCGCCCGCTCACCGTCGACGAAGTGCGAGAGCTCGCCAAGCACGTGACGATCGGGGCGCACGGCCGCAGGCACGTCTCGCTGCGCTGGATGACGGCGGACGTCCGACGGACCGAGATGCAGGACAGCCGCGCCGACCTGGCCCGCTGGGTCGGATATCCGCCGACGGCGTTCTCGTATCCGTTCGGCGTCCCCGACCGAGACGTCGACGACTCGGTACAGCAGCTCGCCCGTGCTCTTGGATACACCGCCGGGGTCGTCAACGCGCCGGAGCTCGTGACGCCCGCCAGCCCACCGCTCGCGATTCCCCGCTTCGTCGCACCGCCGGTGCGCGGCGACGAACTCGTTCTACGAGTTTCCGGCAAATAG